Proteins encoded by one window of Acidipropionibacterium virtanenii:
- a CDS encoding ABC transporter permease — MDTPEDVMNLLWEWLADPVNWAGPDGVWARVAEHLVYSGIALLIAAAIGVPLGLWIGHTGRGRVVTVNLVNGMRAVPTLGLLFAAVLVIGPRLHGDSAFQVPAVLVLVILAAPPILAGTYSGIDAVPADARDAARGMGMTPGQVLARVEVPCALPLIFSGVRSAALQVIATAILAAYVGLGGLGYFLQLGLGSRDYGMMAGGAVLVALLALAVDLLLAWAQRLTLSPGLRTHDQAG; from the coding sequence GTGGACACACCGGAGGACGTCATGAACCTGCTGTGGGAATGGCTCGCCGATCCGGTCAACTGGGCCGGACCCGACGGCGTCTGGGCGCGGGTCGCGGAGCACCTGGTCTACTCGGGGATCGCCCTGCTCATCGCGGCTGCGATCGGCGTCCCGCTGGGCCTGTGGATCGGCCACACCGGCCGGGGCCGCGTGGTGACCGTCAATCTGGTCAACGGGATGCGGGCCGTGCCCACCCTGGGCCTGCTCTTCGCCGCCGTCCTGGTGATCGGTCCCCGTCTGCACGGCGACTCCGCGTTCCAGGTGCCGGCTGTCCTGGTGCTGGTCATCCTGGCCGCCCCGCCGATCCTGGCCGGCACCTATTCGGGGATCGACGCCGTGCCGGCCGACGCACGGGACGCCGCCCGCGGCATGGGGATGACCCCCGGCCAGGTGCTGGCCCGAGTGGAGGTGCCCTGCGCCCTTCCCCTGATCTTCAGCGGCGTGCGCTCTGCCGCCCTTCAGGTGATCGCCACCGCCATACTGGCCGCCTACGTCGGGCTGGGCGGGCTGGGATACTTCCTCCAGCTCGGACTGGGCTCTCGCGACTACGGGATGATGGCCGGTGGCGCGGTACTGGTGGCCCTGCTCGCGCTGGCTGTCGATCTGCTGCTGGCATGGGCTCAACGCCTGACCCTGTCCCCCGGCCTGAGAACTCACGACCAGGCCGGGTGA
- a CDS encoding ABC transporter permease: MSWFLSHTDQIWGLLGHHAGLAALPLLIGVVAALPLGWLARRHRALYTPMVAGAGLLFTIPSLALFILMPLILGTGILDPANVVVALSLYTLALMVRTVADALGSVPPGVSSAALAMGIGPLRRFLTVELPLATPAIAAGMRVAAVSNVSIVSVAALIGVPQLGSLFTDGFNRSFVTEIAVGLVACIALALAFDAVIVAATRLATPWTHRRTS; the protein is encoded by the coding sequence ATGAGCTGGTTCCTGTCCCACACCGACCAGATCTGGGGCCTGCTCGGCCACCACGCCGGGCTGGCCGCGCTCCCCCTGCTCATCGGCGTCGTGGCGGCCCTGCCGCTCGGATGGCTGGCACGGCGTCATCGCGCCCTCTACACCCCCATGGTCGCCGGGGCCGGACTGCTGTTCACCATCCCCAGCCTCGCCCTGTTCATCCTGATGCCGCTGATCCTGGGCACCGGGATCCTCGACCCCGCCAATGTCGTGGTGGCACTGAGCCTCTACACGCTGGCGCTCATGGTGCGCACCGTCGCCGACGCGCTGGGGTCGGTGCCTCCCGGCGTCAGCAGCGCCGCGCTGGCGATGGGCATCGGTCCGCTGCGGCGCTTCCTCACCGTCGAACTGCCACTGGCCACCCCCGCCATCGCGGCCGGGATGCGGGTGGCCGCGGTGAGCAATGTGTCGATCGTCTCAGTGGCGGCGCTCATCGGCGTACCTCAGCTCGGATCCCTGTTCACCGATGGGTTCAACCGCAGCTTCGTCACAGAGATCGCCGTCGGGCTGGTCGCCTGCATCGCCCTCGCCCTGGCCTTCGATGCCGTCATCGTGGCGGCGACGCGGCTGGCGACGCCGTGGACACACCGGAGGACGTCATGA
- a CDS encoding potassium/proton antiporter yields MPLFDLDLLVGAAVALLAVFAARVSSRLGLPALLLFLLVGMVLGPVGFGIQFSDAGMAHGLGFAALVLILAEGGLSTKWSSIKPALSVAGLLATVGIGASIALMAVFGHFVLQLPWTVAVLLGAVTAPTDSAAVFSVLRGVSIPTRLRSILEAESGLNDAPTVLVVIAMTGLAAGHQPHGGIPGLVGSIVIELAGGIVLGVAMGWAAVRITRRVSLPSSGLYALAALSWAVLAYGIGVWAGVSGFASVYVASVVIGNGRLPYRNATRSFAEGVGWMAQIGLFVMLGLLADLERLTWTEVLEGVLAGLFLTFVARPLSVAVCATWFRLPWRHQAFVSWAGLRGAVPIILATIPLAARIPEAGKLFDIVLVFVVVFTCIQGPTLSAAGRLLGLVDPDSAADVDIEVAPLDEIDAVLLQVHVPADSHLVGVTVRELRLPRNAFISLIIRSDESFVPHASTSLVRGDELLLVTPEVERHQVEERLTEIGRAGRLARWNGLRVTTEE; encoded by the coding sequence GTGCCCCTCTTCGACCTTGACCTGCTGGTCGGGGCCGCCGTCGCGCTCCTGGCCGTCTTCGCCGCACGGGTCTCGTCGAGGCTGGGCCTTCCGGCCCTGCTGCTCTTCCTCCTGGTCGGCATGGTGCTGGGACCGGTGGGTTTCGGCATCCAGTTCTCTGACGCCGGAATGGCCCACGGGCTGGGTTTCGCGGCCCTTGTCCTCATCCTGGCCGAGGGCGGACTGTCGACGAAGTGGTCGTCCATCAAGCCGGCCCTGAGTGTGGCGGGCCTCCTCGCCACGGTAGGCATCGGCGCCTCGATCGCCCTGATGGCGGTCTTCGGCCACTTCGTACTCCAGTTGCCCTGGACGGTGGCGGTGCTGCTGGGCGCCGTCACCGCGCCGACGGATTCCGCAGCGGTCTTCTCGGTACTGCGGGGGGTCTCCATCCCCACACGGCTGCGCTCGATCCTGGAGGCCGAGTCCGGCCTCAACGACGCCCCCACGGTGCTCGTCGTGATCGCCATGACCGGCCTGGCGGCAGGCCATCAGCCCCACGGCGGCATCCCCGGCCTGGTCGGAAGCATCGTCATCGAACTGGCCGGCGGCATCGTCCTGGGCGTGGCGATGGGATGGGCGGCGGTGCGGATCACCCGTCGCGTCTCCCTGCCCTCGTCGGGCCTCTACGCGCTGGCGGCGCTGTCCTGGGCAGTCCTGGCCTACGGTATCGGGGTGTGGGCCGGCGTCTCAGGATTCGCCTCGGTCTACGTCGCATCGGTGGTGATCGGCAACGGTCGGCTGCCGTACCGCAACGCCACCAGATCCTTCGCCGAGGGTGTCGGGTGGATGGCCCAGATCGGCCTGTTCGTGATGCTCGGCCTGCTGGCCGATCTGGAGCGCCTCACCTGGACAGAGGTCCTCGAAGGGGTTCTGGCGGGGCTCTTCCTGACCTTCGTCGCCCGGCCGCTGTCGGTGGCCGTGTGCGCCACCTGGTTCAGGCTGCCGTGGCGCCACCAGGCCTTCGTCTCCTGGGCGGGGCTGCGCGGGGCGGTGCCGATCATTCTGGCCACCATCCCGCTGGCCGCCAGGATCCCGGAGGCCGGCAAGCTCTTCGACATCGTCCTGGTCTTCGTGGTCGTGTTCACCTGCATCCAGGGGCCGACGCTGTCGGCGGCCGGGCGGCTGCTGGGCCTCGTCGATCCGGACTCCGCCGCCGACGTCGATATCGAGGTGGCCCCCCTCGACGAGATCGACGCGGTGCTGCTGCAGGTCCACGTGCCGGCCGATTCCCACCTCGTCGGAGTGACGGTGCGCGAGCTCCGACTGCCCCGCAACGCTTTCATCTCGCTCATCATCCGTTCCGACGAGTCCTTCGTGCCGCACGCCTCGACGTCGCTGGTGCGCGGGGACGAGCTGCTGCTGGTGACCCCTGAGGTCGAGCGCCATCAGGTGGAGGAGAGGCTCACCGAGATCGGGAGGGCGGGCCGTCTGGCCCGCTGGAACGGGCTGAGGGTGACCACCGAGGAATGA
- a CDS encoding LytR C-terminal domain-containing protein → MTQSARHYLKLVATPITMILLLAIIVMGFWYGWKSLTAPFGPKAVPCVNTDVGKALTSKSVQLDVVNGGHTRGLAGDVAKALTGKGFTVTDTGNTDERVKQTVIVGVAKDSPEVKLVAAFFPRSTVRADATRVDHSVTVMVGENYRGFNTKAPTSLAVSGPVCLPSPSPTPTPSGSGSATPAS, encoded by the coding sequence ATGACCCAGAGCGCCCGCCACTACCTGAAACTCGTCGCGACACCCATCACGATGATCCTCCTTCTGGCGATCATCGTGATGGGCTTCTGGTACGGGTGGAAATCGCTCACCGCGCCCTTCGGCCCCAAGGCCGTCCCGTGCGTCAACACCGACGTCGGCAAGGCCCTCACCTCGAAATCCGTCCAGCTCGATGTGGTCAACGGCGGCCACACCCGGGGTCTGGCGGGCGATGTCGCCAAGGCGCTCACGGGCAAGGGATTCACGGTGACCGATACCGGCAACACCGATGAGCGGGTCAAGCAGACGGTGATCGTCGGCGTCGCCAAGGACTCTCCCGAGGTGAAGCTGGTGGCGGCCTTCTTCCCCAGGTCGACGGTGCGCGCGGACGCCACCAGGGTGGACCACTCCGTCACCGTCATGGTCGGGGAGAACTACCGCGGGTTCAACACCAAGGCCCCCACCTCGCTGGCGGTCAGCGGCCCGGTCTGCCTGCCCTCCCCCTCGCCGACGCCGACCCCCTCGGGCAGCGGCTCGGCCACTCCCGCCTCCTGA
- a CDS encoding type II toxin-antitoxin system VapB family antitoxin: MIFKRVGDSRPYPDHGYVQKQWSGIPPVQVRLDQLVTTKSTLDLGNLLEDDSTFYGDLFAHVVAWRGELYLEDGLHRALRAALQQRQTVHARVLELH; the protein is encoded by the coding sequence GTGATCTTCAAACGCGTCGGCGACTCGCGCCCGTACCCCGACCACGGGTACGTGCAGAAGCAGTGGTCCGGGATCCCGCCAGTGCAGGTGAGGCTCGATCAGCTCGTCACCACCAAGAGCACCCTCGATCTCGGAAACCTCCTCGAGGATGACTCCACCTTCTACGGGGATCTCTTCGCCCATGTCGTGGCCTGGCGCGGCGAGCTCTATCTGGAGGACGGCCTGCACCGCGCCCTGCGCGCGGCTCTGCAGCAGCGCCAGACCGTCCACGCCAGGGTCCTAGAGCTCCACTGA